The Gloeobacter morelensis MG652769 genome contains the following window.
CCCGTTCGCGGTGCTGCCCTCGGGCACCCTCGATGCCGGTGACGATCAGCAGGCGATTGCCCGGTTGAGCTTGCCTACGCGGGTGCTGTTTTTGATGGCCGCCTCCGGGATTCCGATTCTGGTGCTGGGCAGCCGCCGCACCGCAGCGGCGGGCTTCGTGCTGCGCACCGGTATCGGAGAGGTCGCCGACTATGAGGCGGCGAGTTTTCGCCGCGCCGCCGAGCGGTTGTGCGACCCCGCCACCCAGCGCGCCGTGCGCGCGCGGGCTGCCGCCGCCGCCCCCGCCTTTGCCGCCCGGGAGGTCGGCGCGTGGCTGTTCGAGTCGCTCGAGCGCGGCGAACCCGCCGACGATCGCTTCGAGCGCGCCCTGCCCAGCGCTCCTGAGGATCTGACGCCCTATATCGGACCGGCGGTGCCCGAGGGGGTGCAACTGGAGCTGCGCGCCGCCTTCGAGGCGCTGCGCCGACTCGGATCGCGCTTTGTGCCCGATTTTGTCCTGGATGTGGGCGGTTCGTCGGGGATCTGGTCCCACACTATGCAGCCGCTGTTTCCGAAGGCCCGCTTTGTGCTGGTGGAGCCGCTTTTGGATGAGTACGTCCGGGCCGGGCGCGATCGGCACATCAAAGCCCACCCCGAATTTGAATGGGTCAAAGCGGCTGCGGCCGAGCGGGAGGGCGAGACGACCCTGCTGGTGGACGGCGCGCTTTACGGCAGCTCGCTTTTGGATGCAGGGGAGCATCAGACTCGCCGCACCGTTCCGGTCACGACCCTCGATGCCGTCGCCCGCGCCAAGCAACTCACCGGCCGCGGCCTGATAAAGCTCGATGTACAGGGGGCCGAGCACCTGGTGCTGGAGGGGGCAGCCGAACTGCTCCGGCGGGTGGACGCCCTGATCATCGAAACTTCACTTGAAGCGGGGGCTGCGGGCGGCAAGGCCCTGGGCGAGATGCTCCAGATAGTCGAGCAGTTGGGGTTTACCTACGCCGACGATGCCGGGGAGTGGCGCGCGCCCGCGGACGGCCGGTTGCTGCAAAAAGATATTCTCTTCCTCAGAAAAGCGCTGCCCGCCCGTCCATCCACCGTTGCGAGGAACTGACAGGTGCTCTCTGCGTTGACCGGTCGGGTAAAGCGACTCAAAGATACCTTTTTGGCGTATCTGGAGTTGAGCAACCGCAACCATCTGGCGCTGTTGGATGCCACCGCCTACATCATCGAGGTGCTCCAGCTGCAAAACCGCGTCTTTCTAGATGGGCGCGCCGAGCTGAACAGGCAGATGGCCGCTCTGGGCGAGGGCTGTGGGCGGGGACAAAGCCCAACCCTACCCGGCGATCCGCCGGTACCCATCGTTGTCTGGGACGCGGACGCCCCCGCCACCCCGGAGGCCGGTTTTTTTGCCCACCTGGCCGGGGTGTTGCCCAATCGTCGCGCGGTGGCCGTGGGCACTCCGCGCGGCGAGGTGCTCGACTGGTTGCAGGAGGCAGGCTTTGCCGTCACCGCCTGTTCCGGGGTGCCGGAGGCGACGGCCGCCCTCGCCCAGGGGCAGGGTGAACGACAGGCCTATCCCGCCGCCCTTCCCGGTCGCGCCGGTCTGCAGCACGAGGGCGGCGGTGTACCCCAACAGACGTCCCTGGTGCACATCGACACGGGCAGCACGCTCTTCGATGTGCTCGCAGTCCTCGAAGAGCAGCGCTGCGCAGTGATCTCGGCGGCATGGGCCCCCGGCGTCCCCGGTGATCCGCTTCTCGGGGAACTGGTGGGGCGGATGCGGCGGGGCGGCTATCCGTGGCAGCTGGTGCTCTACCGTCTGGAGAGCGGACAGGTTTCTTTTTATTGCAACAGTGCGGCGAGCGTGCCGGGAACCTGGGGGTACGCCTTTTTCTTTGCCGAGCACGAAACTTACTGGCAGGCGCGGCGGTGGTGCACCGCGCTGCTGCCGATCACCCACTTCAAAGGCTGGAAAACGGCATCGGAGCGGGGATGAAAATGCCCCCATAACTCGCTGGAAGCAGATGCTGACGCTGCATAGTCAACTGCAGCCAGGTATACAGATAGGTCACGTGTTTGACTGCATACATTGCGCATGGTGTAAATTCTTGGTTGCAGGTGCGTGTATGAGGAGAGTGCGTGGGACTGCGCGAGTACTTGCGGATTTTGAACCGCCACTGGCCCTACGCTGCGGGGACGGCCCTCGCGGTGGTGACGGTTGTTACCGTCTGGACTTTTGCGCTGCCACCGGTCTGGGAAGCCCAGGGCCGTTTATTGTTCAAACAAAAAGATACGGCGATTGACAACCCTACAGCCGTAGGCTTGCGCGGCGCTCTTGGACAGATGGGCTCGGTCGCCTACGGCAATCCCCTCGATACCCAGGCGGAGATCCTCCAATCGCGGCCAGTGGCAGCCGGGGTGATCCGCGATCTACAACTGGCCGACCCGCGCCAGCCGGGGGAGTTGCTCGGCACCACCGACTTTTTGCGCGCCCTCAAAGTGGAGGCGTTGCGCCGCACCGACTTATTGGTCATTAAATATCGTGACCGCGACCCGGCTGTGGCCTCAAAGGTGGTTAACACCCTTGCCCGCCATTACATCGACCTCAATATGCAGCAAAATCGGGCGGAAGCCGCCTCGACCCGCAGCTTCGTCGAAGCGCAGCTGCCGGCGATGGAGCAGCGCCTGCGCGCCTCGGAGCGCAGACTGCGTTCCTTCAAAGAACAGTACGGCAGCGTTGCCCTAGCCGAGGAGCAACAGGCGGCGGTGCGTCTATTGTCCGAATTTAGAAGCCAGCAGGCCCAGGCTGATGTCGCCCTTTCGGAGGCCGGGGCGCGGGTGCGGGCGATCGACGCCCGTATGGGCGGTCTTTCTGAACCAGAGGCGCTCGTGGCCGGTGCCCTAAGCGGCAGCGACGGGATGCGCGATTTGCGCAAGACCTTGCTTGAGATCGAATCGAAGCTGGCGGTGGCCCGCGCCCAGTACCAGGACAGCTATCCCGAAGTTGAACAACTCATCAAGCGGCGAGGCGCCCTGCGGGCGCTGCTGGCGAGCGAAGCGGACCGGCTTTTGGGCCGCCGGAGGCTGCCCGATTCGCTGCTCGATGCGCATCTGGGGACCGGGGGGAGCGAGCCTGCGGCGATCCCCGACGATCTGCCACGCCTCGACGCGGTGCGCCAGCAACTACTCAAAGATCTGATCGCCGCGCGGGTCGAAGAACTGGCCACCCGCACCCGCACCGAGGCGATCGCCCGGGTGAGTGCCGAGTACGACGCGCGGGTAGCCGCTTTACCCCGGCTGGAGGAGTCCCAGCGCCAGCTGGCCCGGCAGGTGGAAGCCGACCAGGAAGCCTACCGGCTATTGCAAAAAAAATTCTACGAATACCGGATTCTCGAAGCGCAGAATATCGGCAACGCCACGCTCATCGAACCGGCCGAGCTGCCGGAGATCCCAGCCTGGCCGAAGCCGCTGCTCAATCTGGCCGCGGGCGGGGTGCTCGCCCTGATTCTCGGAGCGCTCGCCGCCTATACGCGCGAATTTTTTGACGACTCGCTGCGCAGCGTCGAGGAAGCGCGGGGGCTTCTGGGCACATCGCTTCTGGGGGGCGTGCCGCGCTGGAACGCCCAGGGCGGCCGGGGTCCGCTCATTGTGCTTCGCGACCCGCTCTCGCCGGTGAGCGAGGCCTATCGTTCGATCCGTACCCACCTCAAATTTTTAAGCAGCGAGCGGGGTCTGCGCGCCTTCGTGCTCACCAGCGCCAGCCCCCAGGAGGGAAAGTCGACCACCGCCGCCAATCTTGCGGCGGTAAGCGCCCAGGCAGGGGCGCGGGTGTTGCTTGTAGACGGCGACCTGCGCAAACCCCGCCAGCATACCCTCTGGGATCTCGACAACCGTCAGGGATTCTCGACGCTGCTGGTGGGTGAGTCCGACTGGCAAACGGTAGTCCGCCCTACCTCCCAGCCGGGTCTTGCGGTGCTCACCGCCGGACCGCCACCGCCCAACCCGGTGGCCCTGCTCGAATCGAGGCGGTTGGGCGAACTGCTTGGCCTGTGGAGCGAACAGTTCGACCTTGTCATCTTTGACACCCCGCCGCTCACTGCCGCCTCCGATGCCCTGGTGCTGGGGGCGCTGGGTGGCGGACTGGTGCTGGTGGTGCGTCCGGGCATCGCCAACAAGCGCGTGCTCGCCAAAGTGCGCGACAGCCTCAAGCGGCCCGGCATCGAGTTGTTGGGCCACATCGTCAATGGCACGATTGCCGCCAACGAAGGCCACGACGAGTACTACTACTACAACCGCTATGGGGCCGACCCCGCCCCAGGGCAGTCTGGGGCCGCAGCCCACACCAACGGCAACAGCACCGCCCGCCGTTGGTTCCAATCCCTCTCCACCCGGCGCTCCAGCAAGCCCCGATCCTGAAGATGTCTGCCATCGCCGTCAACGGCCGGTTCCTGCACAAAGCGCGCATCTGTGGCGTCGAGCGCTACGGCCGGGAGGTGGTTGCCCGGCTGCCGGAGTACGTGCCGCTCAACGTCCGGCAGCCTGCCCATGGTGCGCTCGCCTACCACCACCTCTGGGAGCAGGCGATTTTGCCCTCGCACCTGGACAAGGGTACGCTGCTGTTCAATCCCTGCAACCTGGCACCGCTGTGCCATCCGGCCAATGTGATCACGCTGCACGACGCGATTCCTCTGGCCTACCCCCAGTTCTACCGGCCGGCCTTCAGGCTGTACTACCGGGCGCTCATCCCGACGCTGGCGCGCCGGGCTGTCCATGTGATCACCGTCTCCGAATACTCCCGGCGGCAGATCAGCCGCTTCACAGGTATCAGCGAAAAAAAAATTACCGTGATCCCCAACGGTGTCAGCCACCGCTTCCACCCCGCCCTACGATCATCAGATTCAGAGCTGTTCGCCCGATACCGTATCGGGCGCCCCTACATCCTCTATACCGGATCGCTCGAACCGCGTAAAAACGTCGTCGCCCTGCTCAAAGCCTTTGCTTTCGCCCGCGAACACCTGGGCCTGGAAGGCTACGAACTGCTGGTGGCAGGTAGCGGTCACCCGATTTTCGCTTCTGCCGGGTTGGGGGCTTCCCCCTGGCCGGATGTACGATTTTTGGGCTACGTCGATGATGCCGATCTGCCGTCCCTCTACGCCAACGCCGAACTGTTCGTTTATCCGTCACTGTGCGAAGGATTCGGATTGCCGCCTTTGGAGGCAATGGCAGCCGGGGTGGTAGCCCTGGTCTCCCAGGGATCGGCCCTGGAAGAAATTACCATCGAACCGGAGTTGCGCTTTGCAGCGCACGATTACCATGCCCTGGCTGAGAAAATTTGCCATATCCTGGAGCGCCCGTCCCTCAAACTCGCCTACAGTCGCAAGGGCCTGGAGCGGGCGCGTCAATTCAGCTGGCAGCGGACGGCCGAGCGCACCGCCCAGGTGCTGGCAGCCTACGGCTAAATGTGGCAGCAATGCCAGCAAGCGACTGTCCCGGGTTTACACCTTGGCAATCAGGCCGTCGTGCGCAACGAGTCCTCTGCTTCCGCGTTGTCGATGCCCCAGAACTGCTCGGTGAGCAGTGGATTTTCTTTATTCCAGTAGAGCAGAGCGACGATCAGGGACTGATAACCGATGTTGCGCGCTTCGCCCTCGGCTTTGAGCCAACGCAGCAGATCCGCCG
Protein-coding sequences here:
- a CDS encoding glycosyltransferase family 4 protein, which gives rise to MSAIAVNGRFLHKARICGVERYGREVVARLPEYVPLNVRQPAHGALAYHHLWEQAILPSHLDKGTLLFNPCNLAPLCHPANVITLHDAIPLAYPQFYRPAFRLYYRALIPTLARRAVHVITVSEYSRRQISRFTGISEKKITVIPNGVSHRFHPALRSSDSELFARYRIGRPYILYTGSLEPRKNVVALLKAFAFAREHLGLEGYELLVAGSGHPIFASAGLGASPWPDVRFLGYVDDADLPSLYANAELFVYPSLCEGFGLPPLEAMAAGVVALVSQGSALEEITIEPELRFAAHDYHALAEKICHILERPSLKLAYSRKGLERARQFSWQRTAERTAQVLAAYG
- a CDS encoding GumC family protein; amino-acid sequence: MGLREYLRILNRHWPYAAGTALAVVTVVTVWTFALPPVWEAQGRLLFKQKDTAIDNPTAVGLRGALGQMGSVAYGNPLDTQAEILQSRPVAAGVIRDLQLADPRQPGELLGTTDFLRALKVEALRRTDLLVIKYRDRDPAVASKVVNTLARHYIDLNMQQNRAEAASTRSFVEAQLPAMEQRLRASERRLRSFKEQYGSVALAEEQQAAVRLLSEFRSQQAQADVALSEAGARVRAIDARMGGLSEPEALVAGALSGSDGMRDLRKTLLEIESKLAVARAQYQDSYPEVEQLIKRRGALRALLASEADRLLGRRRLPDSLLDAHLGTGGSEPAAIPDDLPRLDAVRQQLLKDLIAARVEELATRTRTEAIARVSAEYDARVAALPRLEESQRQLARQVEADQEAYRLLQKKFYEYRILEAQNIGNATLIEPAELPEIPAWPKPLLNLAAGGVLALILGALAAYTREFFDDSLRSVEEARGLLGTSLLGGVPRWNAQGGRGPLIVLRDPLSPVSEAYRSIRTHLKFLSSERGLRAFVLTSASPQEGKSTTAANLAAVSAQAGARVLLVDGDLRKPRQHTLWDLDNRQGFSTLLVGESDWQTVVRPTSQPGLAVLTAGPPPPNPVALLESRRLGELLGLWSEQFDLVIFDTPPLTAASDALVLGALGGGLVLVVRPGIANKRVLAKVRDSLKRPGIELLGHIVNGTIAANEGHDEYYYYNRYGADPAPGQSGAAAHTNGNSTARRWFQSLSTRRSSKPRS
- a CDS encoding FkbM family methyltransferase, with the protein product MTASDPLSRFVELTGETATARERLRELLGSQMVLPEDPPPEQLRALITRDLALLRAADVVITGNEVNERHGTGVLVRRIFAGCPNILSVRSRNDYGGEHAFGAASTLIAHRDPRRHLVFYNVIQALRGSTAGRVVCIPYYASDALTAIAVKELFGVPLCTYIMDDHTLYGDGIPDGLMAELLAKSSLRLAISPEMRAAYVQRYGLKFWVLPPVVEPGRVRTQPELPEARVLGSRTGVLIGNVWGERWLERLRRTVAGSGLKLDWFASLPPWRNLSATELERDGLHLRGFVPESELAPQLSNYPFAVLPSGTLDAGDDQQAIARLSLPTRVLFLMAASGIPILVLGSRRTAAAGFVLRTGIGEVADYEAASFRRAAERLCDPATQRAVRARAAAAAPAFAAREVGAWLFESLERGEPADDRFERALPSAPEDLTPYIGPAVPEGVQLELRAAFEALRRLGSRFVPDFVLDVGGSSGIWSHTMQPLFPKARFVLVEPLLDEYVRAGRDRHIKAHPEFEWVKAAAAEREGETTLLVDGALYGSSLLDAGEHQTRRTVPVTTLDAVARAKQLTGRGLIKLDVQGAEHLVLEGAAELLRRVDALIIETSLEAGAAGGKALGEMLQIVEQLGFTYADDAGEWRAPADGRLLQKDILFLRKALPARPSTVARN